The Macrobrachium nipponense isolate FS-2020 chromosome 46, ASM1510439v2, whole genome shotgun sequence genome has a segment encoding these proteins:
- the LOC135214805 gene encoding p53 and DNA damage-regulated protein 1-like isoform X2: MAQSVERIQQYLIEVEEAAEDIISDQQEIISLDRRRNTNREALRQLQTKSTGNQTSAEKNWICIGNMFMRLPKPFIAESIEREQKQLDTEIKNLRNGLRNKVNHLNDLEDKQETIGTNIKPLSQEEWKAVRKALGN; this comes from the exons ATGGCTCAGTCTGTAGAAAGGATACAGCAGTATTTAATTGAAGTTGAAGAGGCTGCTGAAGACATTATATCAGATCAACAAGAAATTATCTCCCTAGATCGCAGAAGAAACACGAATAGAGAAGCCCTTAGACAACTCCAGACAAAAAGCACTGGAAATCAAACTTCTGCTGAAAAGAACTGGATATGTATTGGAAACATGTTTATGAGGTTACCAAAGCCTTTTATTGCGGAAAGTATTGAAAGAG AGCAAAAGCAACTAGACACTGAAATCAAGAACCTCCGCAATGGTTTACGCAATAAAGTTAATCATTTGAACGACTTGGAGGACAAACAAGAAACCATAGGAACCAATATCAAACCCCTTTCACAGGAGGAATGGAAAGCTGTCAGAAAAGCCTTGGGTAATTAG
- the LOC135214805 gene encoding p53 and DNA damage-regulated protein 1-like isoform X1, producing the protein MKIFKVVTMAQSVERIQQYLIEVEEAAEDIISDQQEIISLDRRRNTNREALRQLQTKSTGNQTSAEKNWICIGNMFMRLPKPFIAESIEREQKQLDTEIKNLRNGLRNKVNHLNDLEDKQETIGTNIKPLSQEEWKAVRKALGN; encoded by the exons ATGAAAATTTTTAAG GTGGTTACCATGGCTCAGTCTGTAGAAAGGATACAGCAGTATTTAATTGAAGTTGAAGAGGCTGCTGAAGACATTATATCAGATCAACAAGAAATTATCTCCCTAGATCGCAGAAGAAACACGAATAGAGAAGCCCTTAGACAACTCCAGACAAAAAGCACTGGAAATCAAACTTCTGCTGAAAAGAACTGGATATGTATTGGAAACATGTTTATGAGGTTACCAAAGCCTTTTATTGCGGAAAGTATTGAAAGAG AGCAAAAGCAACTAGACACTGAAATCAAGAACCTCCGCAATGGTTTACGCAATAAAGTTAATCATTTGAACGACTTGGAGGACAAACAAGAAACCATAGGAACCAATATCAAACCCCTTTCACAGGAGGAATGGAAAGCTGTCAGAAAAGCCTTGGGTAATTAG